aaaaaaaaaagatattcccTTTACAAAGTGCATTTACCTTCCTGACTGCGGAGCTCTGCACTGCCACCGTCTCCCACATAGACATCAATGGCTCCGCTGTGAGAGGAAACCTTCAGGAGACTATTCGAACCATCTGCAAAAGCAACGTAAGCCTCAGGTGTTTAACAGTCTGTGATAGAGAACATACGTAGTTCACTGTGCAATCAAAGAGTCAGTCTGCTCACCAATAACGATATCTCCGGACACGTTCTTCACGGTGGCGTCACCTTTTAATCAATGAAAATGGTCATTTGAGACAAATATAACAAGCTGTCAGATGACTTTCAGTCACTAGTAGGTAATTAACAACATTTATGACTGTAAGTAGAA
The nucleotide sequence above comes from Plectropomus leopardus isolate mb unplaced genomic scaffold, YSFRI_Pleo_2.0 unplaced_scaffold11233, whole genome shotgun sequence. Encoded proteins:
- the LOC121963428 gene encoding protein FAM185A-like, translating into MNVSTEHGPLKVKAIYAQSSCVSSRSGRVELGHVHGDATVKNVSGDIVIDGSNSLLKVSSHSGAIDVYVGDGGSAELRSQE